A single region of the Vicinamibacteria bacterium genome encodes:
- a CDS encoding enoyl-CoA hydratase codes for MSYERIRIESTTPVARLTMSWPEKRNALSLRMMEELIAGLNELAASSGVRSIILAAEGNVFSAGHYLPEMIGKDLRDQRHVFDTCVSLMECVQQISQPVVAEVPGVATAAGCQLVATCDLAVAVDEARFATPGVKIGLFCTTPMVALSRAVGRKRAMEMLLTGEFIDADTAKDWGLVNYVVPREALRETTERLAAKVAEASSLVVALGKQAFYSQIDLDQGKAYQYAKEVMSMNALALDAQEGMSAFLEKRPPSWQGR; via the coding sequence TTGTCCTACGAGCGAATTCGAATCGAGTCGACAACACCCGTGGCCCGGCTCACGATGAGCTGGCCCGAAAAACGAAACGCCCTTTCGCTGCGGATGATGGAGGAGCTGATCGCGGGGCTGAACGAGCTCGCCGCGAGCTCCGGGGTCCGCTCCATCATTCTCGCAGCGGAAGGCAACGTGTTCTCCGCGGGGCACTACCTTCCCGAGATGATTGGAAAGGACCTCCGCGACCAACGACACGTGTTCGACACCTGTGTGTCGCTCATGGAGTGCGTCCAGCAGATCTCGCAGCCCGTGGTGGCCGAGGTGCCGGGAGTCGCCACCGCGGCCGGCTGCCAGCTCGTCGCTACTTGCGATCTGGCGGTTGCGGTGGACGAAGCGCGCTTCGCCACGCCGGGGGTGAAGATCGGCCTTTTCTGCACGACGCCCATGGTCGCCCTCTCACGGGCCGTAGGTCGCAAACGAGCCATGGAGATGCTGCTCACCGGGGAGTTCATCGATGCGGACACGGCGAAAGACTGGGGCCTGGTCAATTACGTCGTGCCCCGCGAGGCTCTTCGCGAGACGACCGAGCGACTCGCGGCCAAAGTCGCCGAGGCCAGCTCCCTCGTCGTCGCCCTCGGCAAGCAAGCCTTCTACTCCCAGATCGATCTCGATCAGGGGAAGGCGTACCAGTATGCCAAGGAAGTGATGAGCATGAACGCCCTCGCTCTCGATGCGCAGGAAGGTATGAGCGCTTTTCTCGAGAAGAGACCACCGAGCTGGCAGGGGCGCTGA